A section of the Paenibacillus aurantius genome encodes:
- a CDS encoding helix-turn-helix transcriptional regulator has product MDCLELAIPPLPQFLTVGHGYWPVGMKHACRMFRVYDLLVVAGGCLYMTEEGKEYELREGDMLLLEPGRQHWGHRPVDEITEIYWVHFLHSDPVRRLPAGDVPWSRLLPQDTDRDLTPTPQYLYLPKHGKVQLAVLRPLLERMVELHRAFSLGSAVSLHAHLAEFFVRLQGAARGGQGSRSQLISEKAVDYLRRHAGEPFQAKRMEEELHFQFDYLSRCLKKHTGLSPLQYLNRLRIGRANELLENTDLTIQEIGDRVGVGNGNYFIRLYRRLTGMTPGEFRQSRQGRV; this is encoded by the coding sequence ATGGACTGCTTGGAGCTTGCCATCCCGCCCCTGCCCCAATTTCTGACCGTCGGCCATGGGTATTGGCCGGTAGGCATGAAGCATGCTTGCCGCATGTTCCGTGTGTACGACCTGCTGGTTGTAGCCGGAGGTTGTCTGTATATGACGGAGGAGGGGAAGGAGTACGAACTGAGGGAAGGTGACATGCTTCTGCTGGAGCCGGGCCGGCAGCATTGGGGCCACAGGCCGGTAGACGAGATAACGGAAATCTATTGGGTTCATTTTCTTCATTCGGATCCGGTGCGAAGGCTGCCGGCCGGCGACGTTCCCTGGTCCCGCCTGCTGCCGCAGGACACGGACCGGGACCTGACGCCGACTCCCCAGTATCTCTACCTCCCGAAGCATGGAAAGGTCCAGCTGGCCGTTCTCCGTCCTCTGCTAGAACGGATGGTCGAGCTTCACCGGGCCTTCTCCCTTGGCAGCGCGGTGTCTCTTCACGCTCATCTCGCCGAATTCTTCGTCCGGCTGCAGGGGGCGGCAAGAGGAGGACAGGGCTCCCGTTCCCAGCTGATCTCGGAGAAGGCCGTGGACTACCTCCGCCGTCATGCCGGAGAGCCGTTTCAGGCGAAACGGATGGAGGAGGAGCTTCATTTTCAGTTTGATTATCTCTCCCGCTGCCTGAAGAAGCATACCGGGCTAAGCCCGCTGCAGTACTTGAACCGGCTCCGAATCGGACGGGCGAATGAGCTTCTGGAGAACACGGATCTGACGATTCAGGAGATCGGGGACCGGGTAGGAGTGGGGAACGGCAATTATTTCATCCGGCTTTACCGCAGGCTGACCGGCATGACACCCGGAGAGTTCCGCCAGTCGAGGCAGGGACGGGTATGA
- a CDS encoding cation diffusion facilitator family transporter, which produces MSDYHHLHHVKEQSKSKRTLWTTLLLTAFFTIVEIIGGLVSNSLALLSDSAHMISDVLALGLSMVAIYMATRPPTSKYTFGYLRFEIIASFLNGLALAVIAVGIFIEGINRMIHPEPVMLGTMLTIAVIGLIVNIVLTIVLSRSMKEEENLNVQSALWHFIGDLLSSVGVIVSAIIIYFTGWTIVDPVISIVIGGIIFVGGAKIIRESYLILMESVPEHFDLEEIRRDIGLVEGVEDVHEMHLWAISTDHYSLTAHVFIDEKIQPFCIILAINETLKNKYGIEHSTIQMEHAKIHPHGEYGKEFLRHKEEEEKAEA; this is translated from the coding sequence ATGTCCGATTACCACCATCTTCACCATGTCAAAGAGCAAAGCAAGTCCAAACGCACGCTGTGGACCACCCTGCTGCTCACCGCGTTCTTTACCATCGTGGAAATTATCGGAGGCCTGGTCTCCAATTCCTTGGCGCTTCTCTCCGACTCGGCTCACATGATATCCGACGTGCTCGCCCTCGGGCTTAGCATGGTCGCCATCTATATGGCTACCCGGCCGCCGACTTCCAAATATACATTCGGTTACCTGAGGTTTGAAATTATCGCCTCGTTCCTGAATGGGCTTGCGTTGGCGGTGATCGCCGTCGGAATTTTCATCGAGGGCATCAACCGGATGATCCATCCGGAGCCGGTGATGCTCGGTACCATGCTCACGATCGCGGTCATCGGGCTAATCGTCAACATAGTGCTGACTATTGTGCTGAGCCGCAGCATGAAGGAAGAAGAGAACCTCAACGTGCAGAGCGCCTTGTGGCATTTTATCGGGGATCTGCTGAGCTCGGTCGGGGTAATCGTTTCCGCCATTATTATCTACTTTACGGGTTGGACGATCGTGGACCCGGTTATCAGTATCGTCATCGGTGGTATTATTTTTGTCGGTGGGGCCAAAATTATCCGGGAGTCGTACCTGATTCTGATGGAGTCGGTACCGGAGCATTTCGACCTCGAAGAGATCCGCCGCGACATCGGCCTTGTGGAAGGCGTGGAGGATGTTCACGAAATGCACCTGTGGGCCATTTCCACGGATCATTACTCGCTCACCGCCCACGTCTTCATCGATGAGAAGATTCAGCCGTTCTGCATCATCCTGGCCATTAACGAAACGTTGAAAAACAAGTACGGCATCGAGCACTCCACCATCCAGATGGAGCATGCCAAGATTCATCCCCACGGGGAATACGGGAAGGAATTCCTGCGGCATAAGGAAGAAGAGGAAAAAGCGGAAGCGTAA
- a CDS encoding metallophosphoesterase family protein → MKKQWIAAVLLCGLCGFTVRAGAAPEDPILSFPVLSDIHVQSGDAKSQRKFKAALEDLSEINPGANTLVINGDLGNGRPSDYSVLSEILDSTAHPPIHFTIGNHEFYKAYLKGDSWNPDGFPNGETEQASINRFLTFTGMDKLYHDAWIKDYHFIFLGSEQFRQSNPDNGDDAYLSETQLAWLKEKLQEGAELNKPIFVFLHQPLPFTVTGSNEARGVVQHKELKQILDAYPQVIMFNSHTHYLLGSPNSVYRDRFLMVNTSSASEPWSVKAGPLDGDESEGLVVQVFPNAVVLKGRDFASRQWISYAQYVIPTGNAGSGG, encoded by the coding sequence ATGAAAAAACAGTGGATTGCGGCTGTTCTGCTATGCGGACTATGCGGATTTACGGTGAGGGCGGGGGCGGCTCCGGAGGATCCTATCCTATCCTTCCCCGTCCTGAGCGACATTCATGTACAGAGCGGGGACGCCAAGTCCCAGCGTAAGTTCAAAGCGGCGTTAGAGGATCTTAGCGAAATCAACCCGGGTGCCAATACGCTGGTTATCAACGGGGACCTCGGAAACGGAAGACCTTCCGACTATAGCGTCCTTAGTGAGATTCTGGACTCGACCGCGCATCCGCCTATTCATTTTACCATTGGAAATCATGAGTTCTATAAGGCTTACTTAAAGGGAGACAGCTGGAACCCGGACGGCTTCCCGAACGGAGAGACGGAGCAGGCCTCCATCAACCGCTTCTTGACGTTTACCGGAATGGACAAGCTGTATCACGACGCCTGGATCAAAGACTACCATTTCATCTTCCTCGGATCGGAGCAGTTCCGTCAGTCGAATCCGGATAACGGGGATGACGCCTACCTCTCGGAAACCCAGCTTGCCTGGCTGAAGGAGAAGCTGCAGGAAGGGGCGGAGCTTAACAAGCCGATCTTCGTGTTTCTTCATCAGCCGCTGCCTTTCACGGTAACGGGAAGCAACGAAGCCCGCGGAGTGGTTCAGCATAAGGAGCTGAAGCAGATCTTGGACGCCTATCCCCAGGTCATCATGTTTAACAGCCACACGCACTACCTGCTTGGCAGCCCGAACAGCGTGTACCGCGACCGTTTTCTTATGGTCAACACCTCCTCCGCTTCAGAGCCCTGGAGTGTGAAAGCAGGACCGCTGGATGGCGATGAAAGCGAAGGTCTGGTGGTTCAGGTCTTCCCGAATGCCGTTGTCCTAAAAGGTCGTGATTTCGCCTCGAGACAGTGGATCTCCTACGCCCAGTACGTGATTCCGACAGGAAACGCCGGCAGCGGAGGGTGA
- a CDS encoding DUF7002 family protein, with protein MATSIATIIARITKSAGRKSVYHFTRAKNLTSIAHFDSLWSSYRILPHSEGERRLTTNEAYHGGFEITVNPNLRIPANLMKRDCTVEQFRSYLDRHVFFWPTRQDCFKMLTTYQRREPSEHFAVLELEASPLLLAHWKSVRLSKYDSGSSPRFPKNCKYRKSLEMFLPLADFGRKNDYSIPVMPSEIKEILIENQACFISRFLKGVYSDNPEEVPINWLGLSKSLPVLFE; from the coding sequence ATGGCCACGAGTATCGCCACTATTATCGCCAGAATAACAAAGTCTGCCGGAAGAAAATCTGTTTATCATTTTACGAGAGCGAAAAATTTAACTTCCATCGCACATTTTGATTCTTTATGGTCAAGCTATCGTATTTTGCCGCACTCCGAAGGCGAACGTCGCTTGACAACTAACGAGGCCTATCATGGAGGGTTTGAAATAACGGTTAATCCGAATCTTCGTATTCCTGCAAATTTAATGAAGAGAGACTGCACCGTGGAACAATTCAGATCTTACCTTGACAGACATGTTTTCTTTTGGCCCACCCGACAAGATTGTTTCAAAATGTTGACTACTTATCAACGAAGAGAGCCTTCCGAACATTTTGCCGTGCTGGAACTGGAAGCGAGTCCGCTGCTGCTGGCCCACTGGAAGTCTGTCCGTTTGTCCAAGTACGACTCCGGTAGTTCGCCCCGATTTCCAAAGAACTGCAAGTACAGAAAAAGCCTCGAAATGTTTTTGCCTCTTGCCGATTTTGGCCGCAAGAACGATTACTCCATTCCCGTAATGCCTTCCGAAATCAAAGAGATCCTAATTGAAAACCAAGCATGTTTCATTAGTCGTTTTTTGAAGGGCGTTTATAGTGACAATCCTGAAGAGGTACCGATCAATTGGTTAGGCTTATCTAAGTCATTACCTGTTCTTTTTGAATGA
- a CDS encoding methyl-accepting chemotaxis protein: MATKVKHSSSVLSRFRLRSIKLKLQLFTCLVLLAALVSASYIALSKASKELEEEINGNAEATAGMIASKLDSNLSHYLTILQTLAQTGAAYIGSDSKQLEFVRQAQAQNPALTAIIFAHDLTGAKAVTHKGDAVDISSRPFMKELAEGRTTVSDPVISKVDGSLSVILGVPLLNGQKVVGSYTASLPLAEVTKPISESTFGASGYAVLFDSQGQVIQHPDKDRMMKTKSADYASEVVQALDAARKGEVTHFFFQENGETRFGLAHRTSGNWVVMLSAPASELGKPVQDMAVHSIVLILLVLVGGLVLSYFFAHGLTKPINRLKGAIEAVEAGDLTGKVTVTSRDEIGRASDSFNRMTETLNEILGGVNGASLQLAASSQQLTAGAEQSSVVTGQIASSVQVVAEGAEYQVGNIKLSTRMIENVTDKITHITEHAKQASSAVTEAASRAEKGDAAVRGAVTQMDNIERLIQELAATISGLSQRSQEIGHIIGMISSIAQQTNLLSLNAAIEAARSGEAGRGFAVVASEIRKLADQTDQSARQISGLITNVQTETGQADQAMNAAILEVGSGLQAVHAAGVLFDEIHSQISSVEGLVRQVSDYSEEISMVTENMVASIRSIADIASTNSDESQNVAASAEEQLASMEEITHSAASLSQMAEDLRALVSRFRIKQE; the protein is encoded by the coding sequence TTGGCCACTAAAGTAAAGCATTCATCGTCCGTCCTCAGCCGATTTCGCCTCCGCAGCATCAAGCTGAAGCTGCAGCTGTTCACCTGCCTGGTGCTCCTGGCCGCTCTCGTCTCAGCCTCGTACATCGCTCTGTCCAAAGCCTCCAAGGAGCTAGAAGAAGAAATTAACGGCAACGCGGAAGCGACGGCCGGCATGATTGCCTCGAAGCTAGACAGCAACCTGTCCCATTACCTGACCATTCTGCAAACCTTGGCCCAAACGGGGGCGGCGTACATAGGCAGCGACTCCAAGCAGCTGGAATTCGTTCGGCAGGCACAGGCGCAGAATCCGGCTCTTACCGCTATTATCTTTGCCCACGATCTGACCGGAGCCAAGGCGGTGACCCACAAAGGAGATGCGGTCGACATCTCCTCCCGTCCTTTTATGAAGGAACTGGCGGAAGGCCGGACCACGGTTTCCGATCCGGTCATTTCGAAGGTGGACGGATCGTTGTCCGTCATTCTGGGCGTTCCGCTGTTGAACGGACAGAAGGTCGTGGGATCCTATACGGCCTCCCTGCCGCTTGCGGAGGTGACGAAGCCCATATCGGAGTCGACCTTCGGAGCCTCGGGTTATGCCGTCCTGTTCGATTCCCAGGGCCAGGTTATCCAGCACCCGGACAAGGACCGCATGATGAAGACCAAGTCCGCCGACTACGCCTCGGAAGTCGTTCAGGCCCTGGATGCGGCAAGGAAAGGGGAGGTTACGCATTTCTTCTTCCAAGAGAATGGGGAAACCCGTTTTGGGTTAGCCCACAGGACTTCGGGGAATTGGGTCGTTATGCTTAGCGCTCCTGCAAGCGAACTGGGCAAGCCGGTTCAGGATATGGCGGTCCATTCCATCGTCTTGATCCTTCTCGTGCTTGTCGGCGGTCTGGTTCTCTCCTATTTCTTTGCCCACGGGCTGACCAAGCCGATTAACCGGCTTAAGGGCGCCATTGAAGCGGTGGAAGCCGGAGATTTGACGGGGAAGGTGACTGTCACCAGCCGGGATGAAATAGGCCGGGCTTCGGATAGCTTTAACCGGATGACGGAAACGCTGAACGAAATCCTCGGCGGGGTAAATGGGGCTTCTCTCCAGCTCGCGGCTTCTTCTCAGCAGCTGACGGCGGGTGCCGAGCAAAGCTCCGTCGTGACCGGGCAGATCGCCTCCTCGGTTCAAGTCGTCGCGGAAGGAGCGGAATACCAGGTCGGCAACATCAAGCTGAGCACCCGAATGATTGAGAACGTAACGGATAAAATCACCCACATTACCGAGCATGCCAAACAGGCCTCCTCCGCGGTCACCGAAGCGGCAAGCCGGGCGGAGAAGGGGGACGCCGCGGTACGGGGAGCCGTAACCCAGATGGACAACATCGAGAGGCTGATTCAAGAGCTGGCCGCGACGATTAGCGGGCTGTCCCAGCGCTCCCAGGAGATCGGTCACATCATCGGCATGATCTCCTCCATTGCCCAGCAAACGAACCTGCTTTCGCTGAATGCGGCCATCGAGGCAGCGCGCTCCGGCGAGGCGGGCCGGGGCTTTGCGGTCGTGGCGTCCGAAATTCGCAAATTAGCGGATCAGACGGATCAGTCCGCCCGCCAAATCAGCGGCCTCATTACGAATGTTCAGACGGAGACGGGACAGGCGGACCAGGCCATGAATGCGGCTATCCTCGAAGTGGGATCGGGTCTGCAGGCCGTTCACGCGGCGGGTGTTCTTTTCGATGAAATCCACAGCCAGATTTCGTCGGTGGAAGGGCTTGTCCGGCAGGTGTCGGATTATTCGGAGGAAATTTCCATGGTAACGGAAAATATGGTCGCTTCGATCCGGTCCATAGCCGATATCGCTTCGACGAACTCCGACGAAAGCCAGAATGTAGCGGCTTCCGCGGAGGAACAGCTGGCGTCCATGGAGGAAATTACCCATTCGGCGGCATCGCTTTCCCAAATGGCGGAAGATCTGAGGGCACTCGTGTCCCGCTTTCGGATAAAGCAAGAGTAA
- a CDS encoding right-handed parallel beta-helix repeat-containing protein, giving the protein MYLIELSRWGIKQGLPAKPYTPADYAMADANIQGINRALRYARDNGYPGAVLPEGSYALCYPRAIEMQSHLTFHLNGSTLKVIYDSDTKSPFDPRTTTDYYNFGGKSLVFDNVTDAHLTGGTIIGDRDDRSFLSPNEARMEGTYGVSFQRSTRFSSISHCTVRDYMGDNVTFASTASRELAEFNLNLTLGALDYTTGQPVPSSNTLTSGFLSLPANPSYSSFLVAGAGYARLTALTTREIDVFYYRADNSYMGALRRKKIYTDITIPDGAAKMRLVFFNETSPAKNMQLTLKFGSIPHHNTVEYNELFNGHRGGITLGGSYNVLQHNVIRDNGKGSGRFLDGKPIFPDSTRYAVNQEDSYGDNCVIRHNLMYGSNHGILAGCYSLHVENNHIYNMDSIGINLYSLRFAVLKGNVIYNCGTTLGLMNSNFADAYVEITGNSLTGGNLSFFGNSTYQVHVTDNHLTDIPNLNMGASELTVFRGNRIRYSSLTSTPVITINKLEGCVLDSSVPRDITLKTYRVLASTFNNVRVNLQTVNGTAASEKIYMECCTFLDGAITNHIYLTKSREVTIVRSSFTDTVLKAGNINTPGSQAVTIVEDSDLISNKLTALIETDFNQPGGTIRLTRSTVLLNNSSFAYLVDHTKPGVRFVFTLFLKDSTIRYTGSVPLSLAYYDTANPMIRVISVNTGLDNVILLPPDPALYVDYDPETTYRTTISLAPDGPAFSATVVYNLNTNAPYILILTPDNQVIQPAVKILDPNRILITSTTALLVKVIVQKL; this is encoded by the coding sequence ATGTATCTTATTGAATTGAGCCGGTGGGGCATTAAGCAAGGGCTGCCCGCCAAGCCCTACACGCCGGCCGACTATGCCATGGCGGATGCCAACATTCAGGGAATCAACCGCGCGCTTCGTTACGCCAGGGACAACGGGTACCCGGGGGCGGTGCTGCCGGAAGGCTCTTATGCCCTATGCTACCCGCGTGCCATCGAAATGCAGAGCCATCTGACATTCCATCTGAACGGCTCTACTCTGAAGGTGATCTACGACTCGGACACCAAATCTCCCTTCGACCCCCGCACCACGACGGACTACTACAACTTCGGCGGCAAAAGCCTCGTCTTCGACAACGTGACAGACGCCCATCTAACGGGAGGCACGATAATCGGAGACCGGGACGACCGCAGTTTCTTGAGCCCGAATGAGGCCCGAATGGAAGGCACCTACGGCGTCTCGTTTCAGAGAAGCACACGCTTTAGCTCTATCAGCCACTGCACCGTCCGGGATTATATGGGGGACAATGTTACCTTTGCCAGCACAGCCTCTCGGGAATTAGCGGAATTCAATTTAAATCTGACGCTCGGTGCCTTGGATTATACTACAGGACAGCCTGTCCCTTCCAGCAATACGCTGACCTCCGGCTTTCTCTCCCTTCCTGCGAATCCGTCTTACTCTTCCTTTCTCGTGGCCGGCGCCGGTTACGCCCGTCTGACCGCATTGACCACAAGAGAAATCGACGTTTTCTACTACCGGGCCGATAACAGCTACATGGGGGCCCTGCGCCGAAAGAAAATCTATACCGACATCACAATCCCCGACGGGGCCGCCAAGATGCGCCTGGTGTTCTTTAATGAGACCTCTCCGGCCAAAAACATGCAGCTTACGCTGAAATTCGGTTCCATTCCCCATCACAACACGGTGGAATACAATGAGCTCTTCAACGGACACCGGGGCGGCATTACACTCGGGGGCAGCTATAACGTGCTCCAGCACAATGTTATCCGGGACAATGGAAAAGGAAGCGGCCGCTTTCTCGACGGGAAGCCTATCTTCCCCGACTCCACCCGCTATGCCGTCAACCAGGAGGACTCCTACGGAGACAACTGCGTCATCCGCCACAACCTGATGTACGGCAGCAACCACGGCATTCTCGCCGGCTGCTATTCCCTACATGTGGAGAACAATCACATCTATAACATGGATTCCATCGGCATCAACCTGTACAGTCTTCGGTTCGCCGTTCTGAAGGGCAATGTTATCTACAACTGCGGAACGACCCTCGGGCTGATGAATTCGAACTTTGCAGACGCGTACGTGGAGATTACCGGCAATTCCCTTACCGGCGGAAATCTCTCGTTTTTCGGAAACTCCACCTATCAGGTCCATGTAACGGACAATCATCTAACGGATATCCCTAACTTGAATATGGGGGCATCTGAGCTTACTGTCTTCCGCGGCAACCGCATCCGCTATTCTTCCCTGACGTCTACCCCGGTGATCACCATCAACAAGCTGGAAGGCTGTGTTCTGGACTCCTCCGTTCCACGAGACATCACCCTGAAAACCTATCGTGTGCTCGCCAGCACCTTCAACAATGTCCGGGTCAATCTCCAGACAGTTAACGGAACGGCGGCCAGCGAGAAAATCTACATGGAATGCTGCACCTTCCTCGACGGCGCTATAACTAACCACATCTACTTAACTAAAAGCCGGGAGGTCACCATCGTACGCTCCTCCTTCACCGATACCGTTCTGAAAGCCGGCAATATCAATACCCCCGGTTCCCAGGCCGTTACCATCGTGGAAGATTCCGATCTCATCTCGAACAAGCTGACCGCTCTGATAGAGACCGATTTCAACCAGCCGGGCGGCACTATCCGCCTTACCCGCTCCACGGTACTCCTCAACAATTCCAGCTTCGCCTATCTCGTCGACCATACAAAGCCAGGCGTCCGTTTCGTCTTCACCCTGTTTCTTAAGGACTCCACCATCCGCTATACCGGTTCCGTTCCATTAAGCTTGGCTTACTACGACACCGCCAATCCGATGATCCGGGTTATTTCCGTCAACACCGGCCTGGATAATGTAATCCTGCTCCCTCCCGACCCCGCCCTCTATGTGGACTATGATCCGGAAACGACCTACCGGACCACCATTTCGCTTGCGCCGGACGGGCCGGCTTTCTCCGCCACCGTCGTTTATAACCTGAATACTAACGCTCCTTATATCCTTATCCTGACTCCCGATAATCAAGTCATCCAGCCCGCTGTCAAGATTCTTGATCCTAACCGGATTCTGATTACCTCTACGACGGCCCTTCTTGTAAAAGTGATCGTTCAGAAGCTATAG